The Candidatus Delongbacteria bacterium genomic interval GAAAATTATAGGCTACCATGTGGTAGCCTTTTTTTGTGATGTGGAAACTTAACTTTTTAAGATATCAATAGCTCTTTTACGATCACTTTGTTTAAAGAAGTAACTTCCCGAAACAAGCATATTTGCCCCGTTATCTTTCAATACTTTATGGGTTGTATCGTCAACTCCTCCATCTATCTGCACAAGAAAATCATTTTTTAAATGTGATAGGTAGTTTTCTTTAAATAGCTGTAATTTATCAACAACTGCAGGTATGAATTTTTGTCCAGAAAAGCCAGGGTTAACAGTCATGAAAAGAATCATATCTAGCTCTTCGATTACATAATCTATAACTCCAAGTGGAGTAGCAGGATTAAGAGCTACAGCAGCTTTTACATTGAAAGATTTAATGAATTGAATTTGTCTGTGCAGATGTGTCACAGTTTCAGCGTGTATAGTAATGATATCTGCTCCAGCCTTTACAAAATCAGGTATGTAAAGCTCTGGTTTTTCTATCATCAAATGTACGTCCAGAGGAAGATCACTCACTTTATTA includes:
- a CDS encoding ribulose-phosphate 3-epimerase, with translation MIYVSPSLLSADFSNLGKDIKSCEESGADYLHLDIMDGHFVPNITFGPFVVDFCNKVSDLPLDVHLMIEKPELYIPDFVKAGADIITIHAETVTHLHRQIQFIKSFNVKAAVALNPATPLGVIDYVIEELDMILFMTVNPGFSGQKFIPAVVDKLQLFKENYLSHLKNDFLVQIDGGVDDTTHKVLKDNGANMLVSGSYFFKQSDRKRAIDILKS